A segment of the Bacteroidetes Order II. bacterium genome:
GTATAGCTTGTCGTAAACGTAAAAAAAGGGATCCATTCGCGGATTTACCACCTGCTTTTCGAGCCTACCAATGTTTTTTACTACTTGTTCGGTTTTGCGTATTGTGGAAATGGTTGAGGAGGCTTCAAAACATAAACTATATAGAATTAGGGTTATGGCCTACGTTTAAGTCGGTTTTTTTATTCTGGTTAAACGTTCAATGGAATCTATGCTGTCAACCTTTGTGGGATGGATTGAAGTAGGCCCGATTGTGCTCAGGGGGTTCCTTCCAAAGACTTTTTTCCGTACTTTTAACATCTTCTTTAACGTTTACCGTCTTCTCAATGAAATATTCCATCCGCAAATTGGTTCTTTGGGGTGCGTTTGCTTTGATGGCCCCCGCTTTATTTGGCCAGACCTTCCGTGAAGGTGCAACTGCGATGCTCTTACAATCCGGATCGCTCCGTCCTGTTGGTGAAGGGCGTGTTGTACAAGTGATTCGCTCTTCCGGTCTTGTACAAGGGGCTTATGTAGCGGGTTTTGCGCAAAATACCTTACAACTTCAGGTGGTAAATGCCCAACAAGAAGTGCAATGGGTGATGCCGATCCCCCATGTACCTGATGCGCACTTTCCGTCGGTAGCCATTGGGGAAAGACGGGCCGTTTTGGTGCGTCCGGAAATAGGGCACGTGACTTTTTATAATGAAAAGGGGGAAGGGTTGGAACGCGTGTACCTTTTCAACGATCAAGCGACCCGACCGGAATTAGAGAAAGCGGCCCATGTGGTTATGGATTCGGCATCCGGACGTATAGTTATTGTCGCCATGCAACGGGCTACCTATGACGTGGCTGCGTCAGGGAACCTGCGGCTTTTTGTCTTTAATAAAGACGGTAAACGCTTGGTCGAGCACATACTTCCGCTCCCTGCCATCGAATCTTTAAAGCCCTCGGAAGACGGCAAATCGCTTAATATTCGGCAATATGGCCACCAAGCAGATCGCGTATTGATGGAAGAGGTAGAAATGGATTGGTCTGGCCAAGTATTAAATACCGATCGGAGCAGTTATGTGGTGCCCAATGTGCCACAACGGATGGCCGATATTACCTTTCCGTATCCAATAAAACCTTTTAATGAGCCACATCCCGTAACAGGGGCCTTCGGGGAATATCGTGGTCCCACCGATGGTCATTTCCACAATGGAACAGATGTTCCAGAAGTGGATGGCTCGCCCGTTTATGCCGTGTTGGATGCCACCGTTACGGGTAGGTCGGATACGGGGGTGAATGCCTATATCCGCGCCGGAAACTATGTCTATGTTCACATCGTCCCCAATCCGGCTTTGTCTATTGGGAGTAGCGTAAAAGCAGGCGAAACGGTACTCGGAACCATTATTGCGGGGCAAGGACATGTCCACTTTTCGGAGGGCCCGCCGGGTAATTATACCAATGCCATTCGTCCGACGGGCGGATTTTCGCCATTTGCGGATACCTGGAAGCCGAGTATCAGCGAAATCCGTTTTCAACATGCCGAGGCAGGGCAAATATTGCAACCAACAGGCTTAACTGGAAAAATTAAAATCACCTTTCGGGTTCAAGATCCCATTGGCCCGCCAACAGGTAGTGCCGCCACCCAGAATAATGGGGCCTATATCGTGGGTTATGATGTCCGCAAACGCGACCGGACGACGGTTGTCCATTCCCCCTCGTCGGATGGCGTGGTTTTCCGGTTCGAGGGCATCCCTTCGGATGATTACGTGCATTTTGTCTATGACCAAAGCCAGTCCTCGAACAGTAGCCATGTTTATATTGTCACCAACTCTTCCACCGCAGCTGGCGCTTGGGATACGACGAAACTACCGGATGGCGAGTATACGGTTCGGCTTTTTGCACGGGATTCCAGAGGAAACGAGGACGTCGTTTTTCAAGAGGTGCGTATCCTGCAACGGGATATTATTCCGCCGTCTGCTCCAGTTTGGCTATTGACGGGCCTACAAGGGGAACCTAAACTTAGTTGGGTACAAGCTGCTGTTCCTGATTTGGTGGGCTTCCGGCTGTTTGTTGCCGACACGCCTTTCGCTACAGGCACCCAGCTTCTTTCGGAACAAGAACTGAGTAGTTCGGTCAGAACTCATGCCCTTTCTGAGGCCCCCAAGGCCCAATACTATTATTTGGCATCGGTAGATAATGCCACGCCACCTAATGTGAGCGTGCAAAGCGATGTTTATGGACGTAGCCCTTATACGGGAAATAAAAAAATCTTGGTGGTGGATGGTTTCGACCGCTTTGGCGGTTCGGGGAGTTGGGCAAAGCCTTTTCATGTTTCTGCCGGAATTTATGGGCAGGCCATTGACCGAAATGGGCTCGGTTTTGAAACCGTTGCCAACGAAGCGGTGGTTTCCGGATTG
Coding sequences within it:
- a CDS encoding T9SS type A sorting domain-containing protein, whose product is MKYSIRKLVLWGAFALMAPALFGQTFREGATAMLLQSGSLRPVGEGRVVQVIRSSGLVQGAYVAGFAQNTLQLQVVNAQQEVQWVMPIPHVPDAHFPSVAIGERRAVLVRPEIGHVTFYNEKGEGLERVYLFNDQATRPELEKAAHVVMDSASGRIVIVAMQRATYDVAASGNLRLFVFNKDGKRLVEHILPLPAIESLKPSEDGKSLNIRQYGHQADRVLMEEVEMDWSGQVLNTDRSSYVVPNVPQRMADITFPYPIKPFNEPHPVTGAFGEYRGPTDGHFHNGTDVPEVDGSPVYAVLDATVTGRSDTGVNAYIRAGNYVYVHIVPNPALSIGSSVKAGETVLGTIIAGQGHVHFSEGPPGNYTNAIRPTGGFSPFADTWKPSISEIRFQHAEAGQILQPTGLTGKIKITFRVQDPIGPPTGSAATQNNGAYIVGYDVRKRDRTTVVHSPSSDGVVFRFEGIPSDDYVHFVYDQSQSSNSSHVYIVTNSSTAAGAWDTTKLPDGEYTVRLFARDSRGNEDVVFQEVRILQRDIIPPSAPVWLLTGLQGEPKLSWVQAAVPDLVGFRLFVADTPFATGTQLLSEQELSSSVRTHALSEAPKAQYYYLASVDNATPPNVSVQSDVYGRSPYTGNKKILVVDGFDRFGGSGSWAKPFHVSAGIYGQAIDRNGLGFETVANEAVVSGLVDMKQYDAVMWVLGDESTTDETFSDAEQLLIRAYLENGGRLFVSGSEVAWDLGSKGTPTDQAFLGQFLKTAYAGDNAANYEVRGITGTLAEGLSFRYGASPYTEDYPDFINSANGGQTVLQYGNGRIAGVAYSGTFGSTSKVGKMVYFAFPFDTIDTLENRREVFRRVLSFLLDETISPVESEAIPHENLLAAAYPNPFFGVAHFHYIVPKTTSLRISVYDILGREVQKLYDAPVAAGSHTLNWQPENVASGLYFVMFQTDTGLQKIRLTYLR